The proteins below are encoded in one region of Sporosarcina sp. FSL K6-1508:
- a CDS encoding metal ABC transporter ATP-binding protein, with amino-acid sequence MKNNIIQLDDVSFSYEQSIALDHISLEVGEGEFWALIGPNGSGKSTLLNIILGLLQPSSGSVKLFGSEIGSFKQRERIGYVSQKSNSFNSGFPATVLEVVRSGLTRKVGMFKSFSKKDELRTLEALSIVGMDGFSKRNMGELSGGQQQRVFIARALAGKPDLLIMDEPTVGIDQQNVASFYSMLNKLNREHGIAILLVTHEIDLVTDLATHVACLNRTIHFHGKQSDYKRMEDDDISRWYGHPVRRVHQHTDEVEK; translated from the coding sequence ATGAAAAATAACATTATTCAATTGGACGATGTCAGTTTCAGTTATGAACAGTCAATCGCCCTTGATCATATTTCTCTTGAGGTAGGGGAGGGGGAATTTTGGGCACTGATTGGACCGAATGGTTCCGGTAAATCAACGCTCCTAAATATTATTCTTGGTCTCTTACAGCCCTCCAGCGGTTCTGTAAAGCTTTTTGGTTCGGAGATAGGATCCTTTAAGCAGCGAGAACGGATTGGTTATGTTTCACAGAAATCCAATTCTTTTAACTCAGGTTTCCCTGCGACTGTCCTTGAAGTTGTGCGCAGCGGATTGACACGCAAAGTTGGAATGTTTAAAAGTTTTTCGAAAAAAGATGAACTGCGAACATTAGAAGCGCTAAGTATCGTTGGCATGGACGGTTTTTCAAAGCGGAATATGGGTGAATTATCCGGTGGTCAGCAACAACGTGTGTTTATAGCAAGAGCGCTGGCGGGCAAACCGGACCTACTCATTATGGATGAACCGACTGTTGGAATTGACCAACAAAATGTCGCATCGTTTTATTCTATGCTGAACAAATTAAATCGTGAGCACGGAATTGCAATTTTGCTGGTGACACATGAAATCGACCTTGTGACTGATCTTGCAACACATGTGGCCTGCTTAAACCGTACGATTCATTTTCACGGTAAACAATCTGATTATAAAAGAATGGAAGACGATGATATTTCAAGATGGTATGGTCATCCTGTTCGGCGCGTCCACCAGCATACAGATGAGGTGGAAAAATGA
- a CDS encoding deoxyribonuclease IV produces the protein MTNDKPLLLGSHVSMSGSKMLLGSSVEAASYGATTFMIYTGAPQNTRRKRLEELNIAAGHLSMEENGQSNIVVHAPYIINIANTLKPETFRLGVDFLQSEIERTAALGVNQIVLHPGAHVGAGVDLGVAKIIEGLNEVLSQDYPVRIALETMAGKGTEIGRNFNEIAAIIDGVTHNDRLSVCFDTCHVHDAGYDIVGDFDGVLNEFDKIVGVDRISVIHVNDSKNERGAMKDRHENIGFGHIGFEPLSYIVHHEEFQSIPKILETPFVGADPKKKSAPYKFEIEMFKAKSFQPEKIDQLRI, from the coding sequence ATGACAAATGACAAACCATTATTGCTTGGCTCTCACGTTTCTATGAGCGGCAGCAAAATGCTGTTAGGCTCAAGTGTGGAAGCGGCAAGCTACGGAGCAACTACTTTCATGATCTATACTGGGGCTCCACAAAACACGCGGAGAAAGCGCCTCGAGGAATTGAATATTGCAGCAGGGCATCTGAGTATGGAGGAAAATGGACAGTCTAATATTGTCGTCCATGCACCCTATATTATTAACATTGCAAATACGTTAAAGCCTGAGACATTCAGACTTGGAGTCGACTTCCTTCAAAGTGAAATTGAGCGGACAGCTGCACTCGGTGTAAATCAGATTGTTCTTCATCCCGGTGCGCATGTCGGTGCGGGGGTCGATCTTGGCGTCGCAAAAATCATTGAAGGGCTGAACGAAGTACTTTCTCAAGACTATCCAGTCCGTATTGCACTCGAAACAATGGCGGGAAAAGGAACCGAAATTGGCCGAAATTTTAATGAGATTGCAGCGATTATTGACGGTGTCACACACAATGACCGTTTATCGGTTTGTTTTGATACTTGTCACGTTCATGATGCGGGGTACGATATTGTTGGTGATTTTGATGGGGTATTAAATGAATTCGATAAAATTGTTGGAGTGGACAGAATATCTGTTATTCACGTCAATGATAGTAAAAACGAACGTGGTGCAATGAAGGACCGCCATGAAAATATTGGTTTCGGTCATATCGGTTTCGAGCCGCTTTCTTATATTGTCCATCATGAGGAATTCCAATCGATTCCTAAAATACTTGAAACACCATTTGTAGGTGCAGATCCGAAAAAGAAATCGGCGCCTTACAAGTTTGAGATAGAAATGTTCAAGGCAAAATCATTTCAACCTGAGAAAATTGATCAGTTAAGAATTTAA
- a CDS encoding DEAD/DEAH box helicase, with amino-acid sequence MSKFTDYQFKPFIREAIGRLGFENPTPIQKEIIPLILKGTNAIGQAHTGTGKSHSFLIPVLERTDATVDELQAVITAPTRELATQLYNELAKMTEGTDVRSSLLIGGTDKQRSIGKLKSNPHIIVGTPGRISDMSENGALSIHTAKILVIDEADLAFDMGFIEDIDKFASKMPAKLEMYVFSATIPEKLKPFLTKYMESPVHVKIGERRPLTEGMHYSLVPVRSMSKKKKLLQVMEGINPYLAIIFMNTRQNAEGLATFLGENGIKVGRIHGDLTPRERTRMMKQVRDLEFQYIVATDLAARGIDIPGVSHVINFELPDDLEFFIHRVGRTARAGLKGTAITLYEPSEDDKVVRIEKMGIPFVHEEVKNGEWVEVKERHARRNRVKEEDDIDRKAISFVQKPAKVKPGYKKKMAQEVERFKKRERRLKRKK; translated from the coding sequence ATGTCTAAATTCACAGACTATCAATTTAAACCGTTTATACGGGAAGCAATCGGGAGGCTCGGCTTTGAGAATCCGACACCGATACAAAAGGAAATTATACCGCTCATCCTGAAAGGGACGAATGCAATCGGACAAGCACATACAGGAACGGGTAAATCTCATAGTTTCCTTATTCCAGTATTAGAACGTACAGATGCAACTGTTGATGAACTGCAAGCAGTTATCACAGCTCCGACAAGAGAGTTGGCGACGCAACTGTACAATGAACTTGCTAAGATGACAGAAGGTACCGACGTGCGCAGTTCGCTGCTTATAGGAGGTACGGACAAACAACGATCTATCGGGAAATTAAAGTCGAATCCGCATATTATTGTGGGGACACCGGGACGAATTAGCGATATGTCTGAAAATGGCGCTCTTTCTATTCATACAGCAAAAATTTTAGTTATAGATGAAGCTGATCTCGCATTCGATATGGGCTTTATTGAGGATATCGATAAGTTCGCATCCAAAATGCCTGCCAAACTGGAAATGTATGTATTTTCGGCGACGATTCCTGAGAAACTAAAACCATTTTTAACTAAATATATGGAATCGCCTGTTCATGTGAAAATTGGTGAACGGAGACCATTGACAGAGGGCATGCATTATTCACTTGTTCCTGTTCGCAGCATGAGTAAAAAGAAAAAGTTGTTGCAAGTAATGGAAGGCATCAACCCCTATTTGGCGATCATCTTTATGAATACGAGGCAAAATGCTGAAGGGCTTGCAACTTTCCTAGGGGAAAATGGCATTAAGGTTGGAAGAATTCATGGGGATCTAACACCGCGTGAACGTACGCGGATGATGAAACAAGTCCGTGATCTTGAATTCCAGTATATTGTAGCGACAGATCTTGCGGCACGCGGAATTGATATTCCAGGTGTCAGTCATGTTATTAACTTCGAGTTGCCGGATGATCTTGAGTTTTTCATTCACCGTGTCGGGCGTACTGCGCGTGCTGGGCTTAAGGGAACAGCAATTACACTATATGAGCCATCTGAAGACGATAAAGTAGTCAGAATTGAAAAGATGGGCATTCCGTTTGTTCACGAAGAAGTGAAAAATGGTGAATGGGTCGAAGTAAAAGAACGCCATGCAAGACGCAATCGAGTAAAAGAAGAAGATGACATCGACCGTAAAGCGATTTCATTCGTTCAAAAGCCTGCAAAAGTGAAACCTGGTTATAAAAAGAAAATGGCTCAGGAAGTAGAACGATTTAAAAAACGGGAAAGGAGATTGAAACGTAAAAAATGA
- the vrrA gene encoding VrrA/YqfQ family protein, whose protein sequence is MNGPMGNPPGGPMGNPAGGPNPGQGMQQAPSRIDGYMQTANRFLNTAQQFAPMVQQFAPMVQNLPAMWRLYKGFQSLPPAAGSVGSPASGVAAAARSTVANPTPGPSVPRIFQPPIR, encoded by the coding sequence ATGAATGGGCCGATGGGTAATCCACCTGGTGGTCCCATGGGCAATCCAGCCGGTGGTCCGAATCCCGGTCAAGGGATGCAGCAAGCTCCATCCAGAATAGATGGGTATATGCAAACAGCTAACCGATTTTTGAATACGGCACAGCAATTCGCGCCTATGGTCCAGCAGTTTGCCCCCATGGTTCAAAACTTGCCTGCGATGTGGCGATTATATAAAGGTTTTCAATCATTGCCACCTGCAGCCGGCAGCGTCGGATCACCCGCAAGTGGAGTGGCCGCAGCCGCGCGGTCAACTGTTGCAAATCCAACGCCAGGTCCATCAGTTCCCCGCATCTTTCAGCCGCCCATCCGATAA
- a CDS encoding 4-hydroxy-3-methylbut-2-enyl diphosphate reductase, whose translation MKVLKITPRGYCYGVVDAMIIARNAALDKTLPRPIYILGMIVHNKHVTDAFEDDGIITLDGENRLEILEKVESGTVIFTAHGVSPEVRELAKRKGLVSIDATCPDVTVTHDLIEEKTAEGYDIIYVGKKHHPEPEGAIGVAPHAVHLIETTEDVDNLNVQNSKLLVTNQTTMSQWDVVHIMDALKVKYPHIEVHKEICLATQVRQEAVAQQAGESDLLIVVGDPMSNNSNRLTQVSVEIAGTPSYRISDVSELDVKWLEGIETVGVTAGASTPTLIVREVIAFLEKFNPEDPSTHLPERKFQLEKILPKIKNPSPVTRIEPYATT comes from the coding sequence ATGAAAGTTTTAAAGATTACCCCGAGGGGTTATTGTTATGGGGTCGTCGACGCAATGATCATCGCGAGAAATGCGGCACTCGACAAAACATTGCCGAGACCCATTTATATATTGGGAATGATTGTCCATAACAAGCATGTGACAGATGCGTTTGAAGATGATGGCATCATCACACTAGATGGTGAAAACCGGTTAGAAATTCTTGAAAAAGTTGAATCAGGAACAGTCATCTTCACTGCACATGGTGTTTCACCGGAAGTACGTGAACTTGCAAAAAGAAAAGGTCTCGTTTCGATTGATGCAACTTGTCCGGATGTAACTGTAACCCACGACCTGATCGAAGAAAAGACTGCCGAAGGTTACGATATCATTTACGTTGGAAAAAAACATCATCCCGAGCCAGAAGGAGCAATTGGAGTGGCACCGCACGCAGTACATTTGATTGAAACGACTGAAGATGTCGATAACCTGAATGTGCAGAACTCCAAACTGCTCGTAACGAACCAAACGACAATGAGCCAATGGGATGTTGTTCACATTATGGACGCACTTAAAGTAAAATATCCACATATCGAAGTCCATAAGGAAATCTGTCTTGCGACTCAAGTGAGACAAGAGGCCGTCGCTCAACAGGCAGGTGAATCAGACCTTCTCATCGTTGTAGGCGATCCGATGAGTAATAACTCGAACCGTCTGACACAAGTCTCTGTCGAAATTGCTGGCACACCATCGTACCGAATTTCGGATGTTTCTGAACTGGACGTGAAGTGGTTGGAAGGCATCGAAACTGTCGGTGTTACAGCCGGTGCTTCAACACCGACATTGATTGTTCGCGAAGTGATTGCTTTCCTTGAAAAATTCAATCCAGAAGATCCTTCTACACATCTTCCAGAGCGGAAATTCCAATTAGAAAAAATCTTGCCGAAAATTAAAAATCCGTCGCCTGTAACGCGAATCGAGCCTTACGCTACAACTTAA
- a CDS encoding Nif3-like dinuclear metal center hexameric protein, whose translation MKKVNGHEVIALFEKWSPKRFAMDGDPVGLHIGQLNRSVESVLVTLDVNEEVIDEAIRKGANLIIAHHPPIYRPLKGLLTETPQGSMIEKCIKNDIAVYAAHTNLDVAPGGVNDMLARELGLVDTEIVEPTYSELLYKLIIFSPVTHAEEIRQALEKAGAGAIGDYTGCSFSSTGIGRFTPTTGAEPFIGEVGKGEEVNEERIEVILPGPLRSKVLKAMLASHPYEEPAYDLIALDQEANQYGLGRVGKLEEKTTLAQFAELVKIAFDVPALRFVGDPNKEILKVAVLGGDGNKYIGAAKRSGADVLVTGDLYYHVAHDAQAMGLAVIDPGHNIEKVMIQGVANHMKAACIEARYNVSFIESEIITEPFTFI comes from the coding sequence GTGAAAAAAGTAAATGGGCATGAAGTTATTGCGCTTTTTGAAAAGTGGTCACCAAAACGTTTTGCAATGGATGGTGATCCGGTAGGGCTTCACATCGGACAATTGAACCGCAGTGTAGAAAGCGTGCTAGTCACCTTAGATGTCAACGAAGAAGTCATTGATGAGGCAATCCGAAAAGGTGCTAACCTCATTATCGCGCACCATCCGCCAATTTACAGACCATTGAAAGGCCTTTTGACGGAAACACCGCAAGGCAGCATGATTGAAAAGTGTATTAAAAATGATATTGCTGTCTATGCAGCTCATACGAATTTAGATGTCGCACCCGGCGGCGTGAATGATATGTTAGCTAGAGAACTTGGTTTAGTTGACACGGAGATCGTGGAGCCGACCTATTCTGAACTGCTTTATAAGTTAATTATCTTTAGTCCTGTCACCCATGCAGAAGAAATTAGACAAGCGTTGGAAAAGGCGGGAGCAGGAGCGATTGGCGACTATACTGGATGCAGTTTCAGTTCAACAGGCATTGGGCGTTTTACACCAACCACAGGAGCCGAGCCATTCATTGGGGAAGTCGGTAAAGGTGAAGAGGTCAATGAAGAGAGAATCGAAGTAATACTGCCGGGACCGCTCCGCAGTAAAGTGCTGAAGGCGATGCTGGCATCCCATCCGTACGAAGAGCCAGCATATGATCTTATTGCTCTTGATCAAGAGGCGAATCAATATGGCCTAGGGCGTGTTGGAAAACTTGAGGAAAAGACCACTCTTGCACAATTTGCGGAACTTGTAAAAATTGCATTCGATGTCCCGGCACTCCGATTTGTAGGTGATCCAAATAAAGAAATCCTAAAGGTTGCGGTACTAGGTGGAGACGGCAATAAATATATAGGAGCCGCTAAACGAAGCGGAGCGGACGTTCTCGTAACTGGCGATTTGTATTATCATGTCGCTCATGATGCACAGGCGATGGGGCTTGCCGTTATCGACCCTGGACATAATATTGAAAAAGTGATGATTCAAGGAGTAGCGAATCATATGAAGGCGGCTTGTATAGAAGCCCGTTATAATGTCTCGTTCATCGAATCGGAAATCATTACAGAACCATTTACTTTTATTTGA
- a CDS encoding tRNA (adenine(22)-N(1))-methyltransferase, with protein sequence MNSERLSNRLKAVASYVKEGAVVADIGSDHAYLPCFLVHTKKVKTAIAGEVAKGPYESAVKNVRREGFSEAITVRLADGLFAIEEGDAVDTVTIAGMGGPLIATILESGKERLSQVNRIIAQPNIYSRAIREWAVSNKWTIIDEHILKEDGKIYEIIVLEKGQAMYGELELMAGPFLLASKTDVFLEKWEGELAEWNRVLASLKKTAETDAIKKKKEQMSGYIELVGKVLTT encoded by the coding sequence TTGAATTCCGAACGATTATCTAACAGATTAAAGGCGGTCGCTTCTTACGTCAAGGAAGGGGCAGTGGTTGCAGATATTGGCAGTGATCATGCTTATTTGCCTTGTTTTCTAGTTCATACAAAGAAAGTGAAGACAGCAATTGCAGGAGAAGTAGCGAAAGGGCCGTATGAATCCGCAGTTAAAAATGTAAGACGAGAAGGTTTTTCAGAAGCCATTACGGTTAGACTGGCAGATGGTCTGTTTGCTATTGAAGAAGGGGATGCTGTCGATACGGTGACAATCGCAGGAATGGGAGGCCCGCTAATCGCTACAATCTTAGAAAGCGGCAAAGAGCGACTTTCCCAAGTGAACCGAATCATTGCACAGCCGAATATCTATTCAAGGGCAATCCGCGAATGGGCCGTTTCTAATAAGTGGACAATTATTGATGAGCATATTTTGAAAGAAGACGGCAAAATATATGAAATTATCGTGCTGGAAAAAGGACAGGCAATGTATGGGGAACTAGAATTGATGGCAGGACCTTTCTTGCTTGCTTCCAAAACCGATGTATTCCTTGAAAAATGGGAAGGTGAATTGGCGGAATGGAATCGAGTACTTGCTTCCCTCAAAAAAACAGCTGAAACAGATGCAATCAAAAAGAAAAAAGAACAAATGTCAGGTTATATTGAATTAGTTGGGAAGGTGTTGACAACGTGA
- the cccA gene encoding cytochrome c550, whose product MSRNPIVPYILIFALGIGLIFFMSLYGLDQKKEIAGQGEDAVTEEAESSAEFDAEAVAQGKCIGCHGGDLSGGMGPGLVGTSLSKEEIKDTIKNGKNAMPPQGITDDAELDAMADYILSLK is encoded by the coding sequence ATGAGTAGAAATCCAATTGTGCCTTATATCTTAATTTTTGCGCTTGGAATCGGTCTTATTTTCTTCATGTCCCTCTATGGACTTGATCAGAAAAAAGAAATCGCTGGACAAGGTGAAGATGCAGTAACTGAAGAAGCTGAAAGTTCAGCAGAATTTGATGCTGAAGCAGTTGCTCAAGGTAAATGTATCGGCTGTCACGGCGGAGATCTTTCAGGTGGAATGGGGCCAGGTTTGGTTGGAACTAGCCTATCTAAGGAAGAAATTAAAGACACCATTAAAAATGGTAAAAACGCAATGCCACCTCAAGGCATTACAGATGATGCCGAGCTAGATGCAATGGCAGATTATATTTTATCACTTAAATAA
- a CDS encoding acyl-CoA dehydrogenase family protein — protein MNFDLTEEQQMIKKMIREFADEVVAPGAIDRDRTKEFPVEVFKRLSDMGMMGLPFSEEYGGGGADTISFAIVTEELSRACASTGITYSAHISLGGAPLNLFGTEEQKHKYLTPICTGESFGAFGLTESNAGSDAGGTQTTAKEDGDDYVINGSKVFITNASYAKHLAITAITGNEGGNKEISAIIVPTDAEGFTVIDNYEKMGLNASNTTELVLDNVRVPKENLLGTRGNGFRQFLVTLDGGRIGIGAMAVGIAQAAFDRALRYSKERKQFGKTLSEFQITQFKLADMAMKIELARTMVHKAAWLKDQGRPFSKEASMCKLYASEIAMEVASEAIQIHGGYGYMKEYEVERYMRDAKLLEIGEGTSEVQRMVIARLIGC, from the coding sequence TTGAATTTCGATTTGACAGAAGAACAGCAGATGATCAAAAAAATGATTCGGGAATTCGCGGATGAAGTTGTCGCACCAGGTGCAATCGATCGCGACCGGACAAAAGAGTTTCCAGTTGAGGTGTTTAAACGACTCTCAGATATGGGAATGATGGGTTTACCTTTTTCAGAGGAGTATGGAGGCGGGGGAGCCGATACCATAAGTTTCGCAATTGTTACGGAAGAACTAAGCCGTGCATGTGCTTCAACAGGAATTACATATTCGGCGCATATTTCATTGGGGGGAGCACCACTCAACCTATTTGGCACCGAAGAACAGAAACATAAGTATTTGACGCCAATTTGTACAGGGGAATCGTTTGGCGCTTTTGGATTGACGGAATCAAATGCTGGGTCGGATGCGGGTGGGACGCAAACAACAGCAAAAGAAGATGGGGATGATTATGTCATCAACGGCTCCAAAGTATTCATCACGAATGCGAGCTATGCCAAGCATCTTGCAATTACCGCTATCACGGGGAATGAAGGCGGGAATAAAGAAATCAGCGCAATTATCGTACCGACCGATGCAGAAGGCTTCACGGTTATCGATAACTATGAAAAAATGGGGCTTAATGCTTCTAATACGACAGAGCTTGTGCTTGATAACGTCCGTGTACCGAAAGAAAACCTTCTAGGGACACGAGGGAACGGTTTCCGCCAGTTCCTCGTTACATTAGACGGTGGACGTATTGGAATCGGTGCTATGGCGGTAGGGATTGCCCAGGCGGCGTTTGATCGTGCACTTCGATACTCCAAAGAACGTAAGCAATTCGGCAAAACACTTTCTGAATTCCAAATCACGCAATTTAAGCTGGCTGATATGGCGATGAAAATTGAACTGGCGCGTACTATGGTCCATAAAGCAGCTTGGCTTAAAGATCAGGGACGTCCATTTTCAAAAGAAGCTTCAATGTGTAAACTGTATGCATCAGAAATAGCTATGGAAGTGGCAAGCGAAGCGATCCAGATTCATGGCGGTTATGGTTATATGAAAGAATATGAAGTCGAACGCTATATGCGGGATGCAAAGCTTCTTGAAATAGGAGAAGGTACTTCGGAAGTACAAAGAATGGTCATCGCGCGATTAATCGGCTGTTAA
- the rpoD gene encoding RNA polymerase sigma factor RpoD has translation MSKKEQSEDMEIEMTVEEVKANLLEAGKKTGELTLDEVTEKLSVFEMEPEQFEEFLDLLEVQGIEMDRKADEEAGEDGKIVAEEKFDLNDLSVPPGVKINDPVRMYLKEIGRVDLLTGAEEVELAIRILDGDEEAKKRLAEANLRLVVSIAKRYVGRGMLFLDLIQEGNMGLIKAVEKFDHTKGFKFSTYATWWIRQAITRAIADQARTIRIPVHMVETINKLIRVQRQLLQDLGREPSPEEIGEEMDLTAEKVREILKIAQEPVSLETPIGEEDDSHLGDFIEDSEAQSPSDHAAYELLKEQLEDVLDTLTDREENVLRLRFGLDDGRTRTLEEVGKVFGVTRERIRQIEAKALRKLRHPSRSKRLKDFLE, from the coding sequence ATGAGTAAAAAAGAACAATCTGAAGATATGGAAATTGAAATGACTGTTGAAGAAGTGAAAGCAAATCTGTTGGAGGCCGGAAAGAAAACAGGTGAACTTACGCTTGATGAGGTAACTGAAAAATTATCTGTATTTGAAATGGAGCCTGAACAGTTCGAGGAATTCCTTGACTTGCTTGAAGTGCAAGGAATTGAGATGGACCGTAAAGCTGATGAAGAAGCCGGAGAAGACGGCAAAATAGTTGCGGAAGAAAAATTTGATTTGAATGACCTTAGTGTACCGCCCGGCGTTAAAATCAATGATCCAGTGAGAATGTATTTAAAAGAAATTGGACGTGTCGATTTACTGACAGGTGCAGAAGAAGTTGAGCTTGCTATCCGTATTTTAGATGGCGATGAAGAGGCAAAGAAGCGACTTGCGGAAGCAAACCTGCGTTTAGTCGTTAGTATTGCGAAAAGGTATGTTGGACGGGGCATGCTGTTCCTTGACTTAATTCAGGAAGGGAATATGGGACTTATAAAAGCAGTAGAGAAATTCGACCATACAAAAGGATTCAAGTTCAGTACTTACGCAACATGGTGGATACGTCAGGCTATCACTCGTGCAATCGCGGACCAAGCCCGTACGATTCGGATTCCCGTTCATATGGTTGAAACCATTAATAAATTAATTCGAGTGCAGCGTCAATTGCTACAAGACCTTGGACGTGAACCATCGCCAGAAGAAATTGGAGAAGAAATGGATTTAACCGCTGAAAAAGTACGTGAAATCCTAAAAATTGCACAAGAGCCTGTATCGCTTGAAACGCCAATTGGTGAAGAGGATGATTCTCATCTTGGTGACTTCATAGAAGACTCTGAGGCACAATCACCGTCTGATCATGCAGCGTATGAGTTATTGAAAGAACAATTGGAAGACGTCCTTGATACGTTGACAGACAGAGAAGAAAACGTACTGCGCCTTCGTTTCGGTTTAGATGATGGCCGTACTAGAACGCTTGAAGAAGTAGGGAAAGTGTTCGGTGTTACCCGTGAACGAATTCGTCAAATTGAGGCGAAAGCATTACGCAAACTGCGGCACCCATCTAGAAGTAAGCGATTAAAAGATTTTCTTGAATAA
- the dnaG gene encoding DNA primase, with protein MTRIPEETIEAVRSKTDIVDLIGEYVQLTKRGKNWFGLCPFHGESTPSFSVSEDKQLFHCFGCGASGNAITFVMDIENSPFTEAVVKLADRTGIEVDSAISEGSGAKPHNEFKSMIEAHALAANFYSHLLLNTVEGEEALEYLEKRGFTRESIEKYGIGWSLNDNEALSNLLKRKSFDMKEMERAGLCIMKDDGTGYFDRFRARIMFPLHDDNGNVVAFSGRTLSGSKQEAKYLNSPETPIFEKSHILYNFHNARLNVRKTGKVILFEGFMDTISADRAGVTNSVAVMGTSLSDTHLLKLKRIAKDLIICCDGDDAGWEAAKRFADMATQKGLDVKIALLPGKMDPDDYITEHGGDAFREKVIGNPHSFMSFIMAYAKRSKNLSYENDVLQYIHEVLEELAKRSSPVERDLYFRQLSTVTGVSIEAINQQFIKMAGHQAKKAKMEPKYEEALRPQHAVPMRKKTGTERAERLLLYHLLSDGELFDRIREDKQNLFVREDYVTIFIRLAGFYEQHGSPDFHRFAESLEDRELRKIVLESAMVERDPEHSEEEIADCINHLERYKVSLTIQAKIHESKEAEKTNDHTRALELAREIIQLRKSLTTL; from the coding sequence ATGACGAGAATACCAGAAGAGACCATAGAAGCCGTCCGATCAAAGACTGATATTGTCGATCTAATCGGGGAGTATGTACAACTTACAAAAAGAGGGAAAAATTGGTTTGGGCTTTGTCCATTTCATGGCGAAAGTACACCCTCTTTCTCTGTTTCAGAAGATAAACAACTTTTCCATTGTTTTGGATGCGGCGCTAGTGGTAATGCAATTACGTTCGTCATGGATATTGAAAATAGCCCATTTACAGAAGCGGTTGTAAAACTTGCTGACCGGACAGGTATTGAAGTCGATTCTGCCATAAGTGAAGGTTCCGGAGCGAAGCCGCACAACGAATTTAAATCCATGATTGAGGCACATGCTCTTGCAGCAAACTTTTATAGTCATCTACTCCTAAACACTGTAGAAGGTGAAGAAGCACTAGAATATCTTGAAAAAAGAGGGTTTACGAGGGAGAGTATCGAAAAATATGGAATCGGGTGGTCGCTAAACGATAATGAAGCGCTGTCGAATCTACTAAAGCGCAAGAGTTTCGATATGAAGGAAATGGAACGAGCCGGGCTTTGTATCATGAAAGACGATGGGACAGGCTATTTTGACAGATTTCGAGCACGTATCATGTTTCCGCTTCATGACGATAATGGAAATGTTGTTGCATTTTCCGGGAGGACTCTTTCTGGATCGAAACAGGAAGCCAAATACTTGAATAGTCCTGAAACTCCGATATTCGAAAAAAGTCATATTCTGTACAATTTTCACAATGCACGTCTTAACGTCCGGAAAACGGGTAAAGTAATACTGTTTGAAGGATTTATGGACACCATATCGGCTGATCGTGCAGGTGTGACGAATAGTGTTGCTGTAATGGGCACATCTTTATCGGACACACATCTTTTGAAATTAAAAAGAATTGCTAAAGATCTTATCATCTGCTGTGACGGAGATGATGCAGGATGGGAAGCGGCAAAGCGATTTGCAGATATGGCTACTCAAAAAGGGCTGGATGTTAAAATTGCGTTATTGCCGGGAAAGATGGATCCTGACGATTACATTACAGAGCATGGTGGTGATGCCTTTCGTGAAAAGGTCATCGGTAATCCCCATTCATTCATGTCATTTATAATGGCATATGCAAAGCGATCTAAAAACTTATCTTATGAAAACGATGTACTGCAATATATCCATGAAGTTTTGGAAGAATTGGCAAAGCGTTCATCGCCAGTAGAGCGGGATCTTTACTTCCGGCAGCTTTCAACAGTAACGGGTGTGTCAATCGAAGCCATTAATCAGCAATTTATAAAAATGGCCGGACATCAGGCAAAGAAAGCGAAAATGGAACCGAAATATGAGGAGGCACTGCGTCCTCAGCATGCTGTTCCAATGAGGAAGAAAACAGGTACCGAACGTGCGGAGCGATTGTTGCTCTATCATTTGTTAAGTGACGGGGAACTGTTTGATCGTATACGTGAGGATAAGCAAAACCTGTTCGTCCGGGAAGATTATGTAACAATTTTCATTAGGCTTGCCGGGTTTTACGAACAACATGGATCACCTGATTTCCACAGGTTTGCAGAATCATTGGAAGACCGGGAACTTAGAAAAATCGTTCTGGAGTCTGCAATGGTTGAAAGAGATCCCGAACACTCAGAAGAAGAAATTGCTGATTGCATTAATCATTTGGAAAGATATAAAGTCAGCTTGACAATTCAGGCAAAAATCCATGAATCAAAAGAAGCAGAAAAAACAAATGATCATACCCGGGCGCTGGAGCTGGCCAGGGAAATTATACAGCTCCGGAAATCATTGACGACATTATAG